Below is a window of Malus domestica chromosome 13, GDT2T_hap1 DNA.
GCCAGCCGAAGGGAAagtggtggtgtttatgatcggtGGAAGGTTATCAAAAAAATGTGCACTTTGGggaagggaagcttggagagagccACGGTTGACATGCCTAGTGGAAGAAGCTTCTCAGAAATTGtgagtttctttgttgatattttatttgtcatgtacataatagtatttttcaactaattgtttttacatatttgatgCATAGGGTGACAAAACAATGacaatttacaagacaagaactataccaaaaaaatcaagcttttaaGTTGCATCATGCTTGGAACGTCCTCAAGGATTGTTCGAGGTGGGGAACCGATGCAGACCAACAATGAGGAAGATTATTTCATAGTGAAGCCCCGCCCCCAAATGATTTCAATGAAGGTGTCAAACAAATGACCCCAATTTCTTCTTTTGCAAGGCCCTCGGGATGAGATAAGTAAAAGGAAGCAAAGAGTAAAGGGACGTCCCAAGATCCCATTAGTGAACAAATTGCTACTGGATTTGCAAGATTGACTAAAAGTCATAGCTCTCGGGAGGAGGAAGCGGCCCGAATGCGTGCGGCTATGACGCAGCTAGGGGATAGGGAGCAAGAGAGGTTCAAAATAAATTTGATGATGGAGGACCTCAACAAATATACTCCAGAAAGGAAGAAGTACTTACGTGGTAAGCAAATGGAAATTTTGCAAAGGGATGCCACAATgagtatatttcaagatgatAATTCATCTCAAGGCTATATCCCAAGTCCACCACTAAGTCCATCACCAAATCAAGAtggtggatatcattattaagtttatgtagtttatgaattttcgattgtattaagtttatgtagtttattaattatcctttttttaaaatttatgtggtttattaattgtcctttgtattaagtttatgtggtttattaaatgtcatttgtattaagtttatgacttattaattattgtttcattAATTTAGATGCTTTCAATAATTATTGTACTTATTGTTCAGTTGAGTCTGTAGAGCACCCATTAATTATTGTACAATAGATGCCTTCGATAATTCAAACGACCTTTAATAAATTTGACAATGTACTAGTGAAAAGACTTGTCACAAGAAGGCAATTCAATTTATTACTGGAAAATACCAACATAGTACATGCAAAATTATTACATAACATAACACATTATTACACTTAAGATTATCCATCATCAAGGTTCTCCTTCTCGGCGCCATATATGCTCAACCAAATCCTTACGGAGTGTGTCATGACCTTGAGGAGCTTGAATTCTATTTAAACGTCTCATATACTCACTAAGTATGACCTTATCCTATTGGGTCTCGTATGTGGTTGCAGCGAGATATTCAACATCTCTTGCCATAGCTCTAGCATATGTTGGTTGGTCATCATCCACATCTTTGTTAGAATCTTCCTCAATTTCAACATATTCATCTTCCATAATCATGTTGTGCAAAATTATGCATGTCATCATGATTGAATGGAGGTCTTTGGTATGCCAAAGTCGTGCAGCCCCTCTAATAATGGCCTATCAAGCTTGTAGGATCCCAAACGCTCTCTCCACATCCTTCATGTAAGACTTTTGTCTCTGCgaaaataatttcttctttGCATTATCGGATGAGAATAACTTTTCACAAGGGTGGACCATCTAGGATAAATATCATCAGTTAAGTAGTAACCTAGCTCATGCTTATTACCATTTACTTTGTACCTCCATTTCGGTGCCCATCCATTGACAACATCATCGAACAGAGGAGAAGACCAAAGAACGTTGATATCGTTGTTTGATCCAGGAGCGCCGAAGAATGCATGTTAGATCCATGTGTCGTAAGATGCCACAACCTCGAGCACGATGATTGGCTTGTTGTGACGACCCTTGAATTGGCTTGCCCAAGCAGTAGTACAATTCTTCCACTCTCAATGCATACAATCGAGACTTTCTatcatgccagggaagcctTTTTTGTCTGCCTTGCGTAGAAGCTACTTCAAGTCTTTATGATTTGGCTTGCGGAGGTATGTGGCTCCATATATGGCTTCAATTGCCTTACAGAAGCGCTTCAGGTTCTCAATAGTAGTATTCTCCACAAGTTGGCAATACTTGTCAGTTGAGTCTGTAGAGCACCCATTAGCTAGGATCCAAAATGCAGATGTGAGCTTCTGATGAGATGATAGACTTTGTCGGCCTATGACATTTATCTTCCTTGCAAAGTAGTGGTCATGATGAACCTGCGTTCAAGATGCTTTCAAAAAGCTCTTTCCTTATCTGAAACCATATCCTAAAATCATGAGAAGAATATCTCGAATGTTCGATGAAATAATCTTTCA
It encodes the following:
- the LOC139190890 gene encoding uncharacterized protein is translated as MAQYQTSRATADAEMNAEEAEFENSIIQYQHHAKSSHHGFVTRRSFVQRDREECHDQMMKDYFIEHSRYSSHDFRIWFQIRKELFESILNADSTDKYCQLVENTTIENLKRFCKAIEAIYGATYLRKPNHKDLK